Genomic window (Desulforapulum autotrophicum HRM2):
TGATATAGGCCGCCTGTTCAATGGTAGTAAACTTTGGCAACCCGCTTGCCACATAATTGGAGCAGGTGTTAAAATCGCCGGAAAGCTGGGCCGTCTCGGTCAAGGCCCGGCTCAGGGCCTTTTCCGGATTCGGGGCAGTTCCTGCGGTCCAGACAATTTCGCTTGCCCCAGGAAAGGTGGTTGGATCATAGGCCAGCACCCCCACCGTGGGAATGCCCATGTCCAGGGTGAAATCCGAGATATAAAATTGAATCCCGGCCCGGCGGTATTTTTCCACCATCTCCCTGACTGCAGGATCCGTGGCAGAGTCCGGGTCAATGGCTGGAACCGAAAGCTGTTTGTGGCTCACAAGGGAAGAGGTGTGACGTTCGACAAGCTCAGACAAGCCCTGACAGATGGCCTCTTCAACACAGTTACCGGCTGCGGGACCGTTAAACTCGTTGATCATGTAGAACCAGTTGAAGGGAATCAGCACCTCTTTGTCCCGGGTCATGTTAAACCCCTTTGTCCACTGGAGTGGGAGATCTTCAAACAGCTTCTCCTTTGCCCCCTCATCCCCGCCCCGGTCATGGACGCTCTGGAGAATGGTTTCAAAGGGGATAGCCCCGGCTTTAACCTTCGTATAGGTGTCAACAATAAAATTTTCAGGGTCGTTCTTAAAACTGAAAAAGCTGTATCGTTCGGCAAGCTCCATAACAGCGCTGGCCTCAGACTGGGCCGGGTCTGCCCCCTTGCCCATCTGCTTGTTTGTTCCGATTACATCCTTTGCATCCGTGCCGCACTCACTGAAAAATACGGGAATATCGAGCCTGCCATTATCGATCCGCTCAGTTTTTTTCAAAATTTTGAGATCTAAAAGCCGGGTTCGCTCCCTGAAGCGTTTTACCGTCTCTTCCGGGGAGATGATCTTGTCCTGGTCCAGGGTATGGGTTTTAAAGGCATCCTTGAGTGTTATCCTGGCGTTCATATATTTTCCTTATCGCTGTCTATTTTTCCTGTTTCTGTGTTTTCTGACCGATCATAAAGATACCATAGGTGGCAAAAAGATTGGGCATAAAATTTACAAGCCTTCCCCGGGTCCCGTTTTCACAGGTTCTTACGGCCGCCTCTTTCAGGATCTCAAACCCCACCTTCCGGGCAAAACCTTGAAAATCCTTAAGACTCAAGACCCTTATATTCGGGGTGTTGTACCATTCATAGGGCAGTTCACCTGTCTTGGGCACATGACCCGTACCCAGAAGCTGCATGCGCACCCGCCAGTGGCTGAAATTGGGAAAACTGACTATCCCCTTCCGGGCAATCCTGAGCATGGAACGAATGAGGTCGTCAGGGGCATACACCTGCTGCAGGGTCTGGGAAAGGACGGCATAGTCAAAGGCGTTGTCCGGATAATCCCTGACCTCCTCGTTGATGTCTCCCTGGATGACCGACAACCCCTGGTCAATGCATGCGGCCACCCTTGACTCCTTGATCTCAATACCCGAAGCCTTTACCTGCTTTTCCTCTTTAAGGTGGACCATAAGATCCCCATTACCGCATCCGAGCCCGAGAACCGTTGATCCGGGCTTGATCCATGAGGAAATCAGTTTAAGGTCAAACCGCATCCGTGGTCCATCATCTGCCATGGCATACCCCCCCAAGAAAACCTGCAACCAGCCGGTCAAGACCTGTGCCAGGCAAAAGAAAGGCGTCATGTCCCCACTTGGCCTTGATTTCACAAAAACTTGCATCAATGCGGTTTTGCTTCATGGCCTTTAAAAGTTCCCTGGACTGGTAGGTGGGATAGAGCCAGTCAGAGGTGAACGACACCACCAGGAATCGGGCCTTAAACCTTGAAACAGCCTGCTCAAGCGATCCTGAACCATACTCCCTGGCAAGATCAAAATAATCGGCGGCCTTGGTGATGTAGAGAAAGGAATTGGCGTCAAACCGTTCAACAAACTTTCTGCCCTGGTGACGCAGGTAGCTCTCCACCTGGAAATCATTGCCCAACTCAAGGGAAAGGGTGGCCGGGTTCTGGAGCCTTCTGCCGAACTTCGTGCCCATGGCCTCATCGGAAAGATAGGTAATGTGGCCGATCATCCGTGCAACGGCAAGCCCCATGTCCGGTGTATCGCTTGAATAGTAGTTGCCCAGGTTCCAGTTGGCATCGGCCATGATGGCCTGGCGGGCCACCTCGTTAAAGGCAATGGCCTGGGCTGAATGGCGGGTGGTGGTGGCAAGGGCAATGGCCGACACCATGCGGTCCGGATACCGGGCGCACCATTCAAGGACCTGCATCCCCCCCACAGACCCCCCCACAACGCTCAAAAGCCTGTCAATGCCAAGATGATCCATGAGCCGCCCCTGGGCCCGGACCATATCCGTGATGGTGATCATGGGAAAATCGCTGCCATAGGGCCTATGGGTTGCAGGGTTCAGGGACGAAGGGCCGGTGGTGCCGGCACAGCTGCCCAGCACATTTGAACACACGACAAAATAGCGATCCGTGTCAATGGCCTTGCCCGGGCCCACCATGAAATCCCACCACCCGGGTCTGGATTTCTGCCCGCCCTGGGTGGCTGCCGCGTGGGCGTCTCCGCTCAGGGCATGGCAGACCAGAACGGCATTGCTCTTGTCCGCGTTCAGATGCCCCCAGGTTTCATAGGCAATGGTGATGGGACCCAGACAAGAGCCAACCTCAAGGGTCATCTCCTCTCCAGGTCCGGCAAAGGTGAAGAATTGCTGATCAGCCGATCCATTGTCGGTCCGACCATCCTTT
Coding sequences:
- the metW gene encoding methionine biosynthesis protein MetW, coding for MADDGPRMRFDLKLISSWIKPGSTVLGLGCGNGDLMVHLKEEKQVKASGIEIKESRVAACIDQGLSVIQGDINEEVRDYPDNAFDYAVLSQTLQQVYAPDDLIRSMLRIARKGIVSFPNFSHWRVRMQLLGTGHVPKTGELPYEWYNTPNIRVLSLKDFQGFARKVGFEILKEAAVRTCENGTRGRLVNFMPNLFATYGIFMIGQKTQKQEK
- the metX gene encoding homoserine O-acetyltransferase MetX; protein product: MEKKNISDPRISDTRVNQESSVKDGRTDNGSADQQFFTFAGPGEEMTLEVGSCLGPITIAYETWGHLNADKSNAVLVCHALSGDAHAAATQGGQKSRPGWWDFMVGPGKAIDTDRYFVVCSNVLGSCAGTTGPSSLNPATHRPYGSDFPMITITDMVRAQGRLMDHLGIDRLLSVVGGSVGGMQVLEWCARYPDRMVSAIALATTTRHSAQAIAFNEVARQAIMADANWNLGNYYSSDTPDMGLAVARMIGHITYLSDEAMGTKFGRRLQNPATLSLELGNDFQVESYLRHQGRKFVERFDANSFLYITKAADYFDLAREYGSGSLEQAVSRFKARFLVVSFTSDWLYPTYQSRELLKAMKQNRIDASFCEIKAKWGHDAFLLPGTGLDRLVAGFLGGVCHGR
- a CDS encoding YcaO-like family protein — encoded protein: MNARITLKDAFKTHTLDQDKIISPEETVKRFRERTRLLDLKILKKTERIDNGRLDIPVFFSECGTDAKDVIGTNKQMGKGADPAQSEASAVMELAERYSFFSFKNDPENFIVDTYTKVKAGAIPFETILQSVHDRGGDEGAKEKLFEDLPLQWTKGFNMTRDKEVLIPFNWFYMINEFNGPAAGNCVEEAICQGLSELVERHTSSLVSHKQLSVPAIDPDSATDPAVREMVEKYRRAGIQFYISDFTLDMGIPTVGVLAYDPTTFPGASEIVWTAGTAPNPEKALSRALTETAQLSGDFNTCSNYVASGLPKFTTIEQAAYIIGQQPLTPISLLPNLSDNNIRIEVERYVAALEKRGMDALLINTTHPGLQIPAFYTILPGAHFRERAAEASLGMFAARLITESFDPKEAVARLDHMETLLPSRYYTRFYQGLTHLSLGDPQTAEIYLQAALDLDPATGNIPDICSYLGVSLKEMEMYDRALEVLERGEAIDPDRTDIHNLKGFCHFKMKNHEQAVACFKRVIEIDPSSGIDYANVAANLRELGQRGDAIHYYEQALRIDPSLDFARDDLDRLKGI